The Dendrosporobacter quercicolus genome includes a window with the following:
- a CDS encoding LysR family transcriptional regulator: MDRRDWIILKTIAEEKNMTKAAERLYISQPALSYRLKNMEKKLGAAILIRTANGVSLTQQGEYLLEYVNDMLRQFTRLKETIQNMGGKVQGMLRLGSSTVIAHYKLPAILKEFLDLYPEVEVSLKTGMSQKIYRLLQKDEISVAILRGDFSWDEEKHLLANEPICLVSSQSLKLADLPRRPGLVAQTDASLQAIFHEWWRQNFDRPPMVTMELDSMETCRQMVCQGLGWAIMPAIGISSHHELHRQPLYWKNGQPLCRPTWLLCHRSALELSAVQAFVEFVQTAFQAEADIFEKNVSPTPSP; this comes from the coding sequence ATGGACCGAAGAGACTGGATTATTCTTAAAACGATAGCCGAGGAAAAAAATATGACTAAGGCGGCGGAACGCTTGTACATCTCACAGCCGGCCCTCAGTTACCGTCTGAAAAACATGGAGAAGAAGCTTGGCGCCGCCATCCTGATCCGTACCGCCAACGGCGTTTCACTTACCCAGCAGGGCGAGTATCTGCTGGAATACGTCAACGACATGCTGCGGCAGTTTACCCGGTTGAAAGAAACCATTCAAAATATGGGCGGTAAGGTGCAAGGCATGCTTCGGCTGGGCTCTTCGACCGTCATTGCCCATTATAAGCTGCCGGCGATTCTCAAGGAATTTCTTGATTTGTATCCCGAGGTGGAGGTTTCGCTGAAAACAGGCATGAGCCAAAAAATTTACCGCCTGCTGCAGAAGGACGAAATTTCAGTCGCTATTCTGCGCGGCGATTTCAGCTGGGACGAAGAAAAGCATCTGCTGGCGAACGAACCGATCTGCCTTGTTTCCAGTCAGTCGCTTAAGCTGGCGGACCTGCCCCGCAGGCCGGGACTTGTTGCTCAGACCGACGCCTCGCTGCAGGCGATATTCCACGAATGGTGGCGGCAGAACTTCGACCGGCCGCCAATGGTGACAATGGAGCTTGACAGTATGGAAACCTGCCGCCAGATGGTCTGTCAGGGGCTGGGCTGGGCGATCATGCCGGCGATCGGCATCTCCAGCCATCATGAACTGCACCGGCAGCCGTTATACTGGAAAAATGGACAGCCTCTCTGCCGGCCGACCTGGCTGTTATGTCATCGCTCAGCGCTGGAGCTTTCGGCGGTGCAGGCTTTTGTCGAATTCGTACAGACCGCATTTCAGGCGGAAGCGGATATTTTTGAAAAAAATGTGTCGCCAACCCCGTCCCCTTGA
- a CDS encoding MATE family efflux transporter yields the protein MVVNNKEKQKQLILTENLWKVMVKLSWPAIIAMVLYGLNTVISAVFVGRYVGETALAGVSVAYPLTQISIGIGSLIGVGAGSVLSIALGSGDKHTQRRLLGNVNVLSLALTVVYMALGTFFSTRLVGMMGGEGEVLALGDIYFRITVLGAFFWIYGLAANMIVRAEGKMKSAAVMMGIGLAADVLANYILVAVLGLGVEGSAWATNIGMLVYTLLGWIYFGRDFSSFSTEAFSFYWDKAAVKSIVSLGMSSFIMIVMSLVQGVVVFNALARYGTVLDIAFYGVVYRIFVFMLTPIFGLMRALQPVIGINYGAGQYDRVISSYKIFTAAAMLLTLPFWLVCMAGPAFVVGLMLPGQSFSGEQLMYFQVYMLILPLLSAIFMAMTLFPSIGKGKPAALIGIARQLVFYIPVMIFLPAKIGVPGIYFGSLGIDAVMVLWTVIMVRQEFALLRTKNQPAAISVS from the coding sequence ATGGTAGTCAATAATAAAGAAAAACAGAAACAGCTGATTTTGACTGAAAACCTGTGGAAAGTCATGGTTAAGTTATCGTGGCCCGCCATTATCGCTATGGTGCTTTACGGCTTAAACACCGTCATTTCGGCTGTTTTTGTCGGCCGCTATGTCGGGGAAACCGCGCTGGCGGGAGTTTCTGTGGCCTATCCGTTAACGCAGATCAGCATTGGTATAGGGTCTTTGATCGGCGTTGGCGCGGGTTCCGTATTAAGTATCGCCCTGGGCAGCGGGGATAAACATACTCAGCGGAGGCTGCTGGGCAATGTGAATGTTCTTTCGCTGGCCTTAACCGTTGTTTATATGGCGCTGGGGACTTTTTTCTCCACCCGGCTGGTTGGGATGATGGGCGGAGAAGGTGAAGTATTGGCGCTGGGCGACATTTATTTTAGAATTACGGTGCTGGGCGCTTTTTTCTGGATTTATGGCCTGGCGGCCAATATGATTGTCAGAGCCGAAGGGAAAATGAAATCAGCGGCGGTGATGATGGGGATAGGGCTTGCCGCCGATGTGCTGGCAAACTATATCCTGGTCGCGGTGCTTGGGCTGGGTGTGGAAGGCTCGGCTTGGGCGACCAATATCGGCATGCTCGTCTATACGCTGCTCGGCTGGATTTATTTTGGCCGTGATTTTTCTTCCTTTTCAACGGAAGCATTTTCCTTTTATTGGGACAAAGCTGCCGTAAAGTCCATCGTGAGCCTGGGAATGTCGTCCTTCATCATGATTGTCATGAGCCTGGTGCAGGGCGTGGTTGTGTTTAACGCGCTGGCCCGGTACGGCACAGTGCTTGATATTGCCTTCTACGGGGTGGTCTACCGGATCTTCGTATTTATGCTGACGCCCATCTTCGGCCTAATGCGGGCGCTGCAGCCGGTCATCGGCATCAACTACGGCGCCGGTCAATATGACCGCGTCATCAGCTCTTACAAGATATTTACTGCGGCGGCGATGCTGCTGACCCTGCCTTTCTGGCTTGTTTGCATGGCTGGCCCGGCTTTTGTTGTCGGTCTGATGCTGCCCGGGCAGAGCTTTAGCGGCGAGCAGCTGATGTATTTTCAGGTCTACATGCTAATCCTGCCGCTGTTGTCAGCCATTTTTATGGCAATGACCCTGTTCCCTTCGATCGGCAAAGGAAAGCCTGCGGCGCTGATCGGCATTGCCAGACAACTGGTTTTCTATATTCCGGTCATGATTTTTTTGCCGGCCAAGATCGGTGTTCCCGGCATTTATTTTGGGTCGCTGGGTATTGATGCGGTGATGGTTTTGTGGACCGTGATTATGGTGCGGCAAGAATTTGCGTTATTAAGAACAAAAAATCAGCCTGCGGCAATTAGTGTTTCCTGA